The Juglans regia cultivar Chandler chromosome 10, Walnut 2.0, whole genome shotgun sequence genome includes the window tattactgTATTTTATCCGATTACCTCATGCTGAGCTTCGACAATCCTAGTTTTGTGAATTTTGGCAGCTCGGGGGATTATATTGGCGAGTTTGAAAATCTGGAAAACCTTATTTAGAAGAGGTAAACTATATCAGGCCATTAATGAAAAGAAAGCATAGCTGATTCTCAAAAGCAGCTTCAGTAAAGACAATGCATTCAGCAAAGGTTAACATCCTGAGTCATCTTTGAAGTTATAACATATGAGAAACAGGGGGATTATTGCAGGATAGAAAACCCGTGTGTTTTCAACTTGAGACCAACAAcatcataaattcataatttctGATTCCAAAAGAAAGTTTAGATTATGTTCTTCGATACAAAAATGGAAATTCCATAGACTATAAACCATCAATCATGCAAAATCCATGGCCTTTTCATGTTGTTATGACATCCTGAGACCCTGTACACAAACAAAGAAcacatatcaaaatattatcatgTGATATGTGATCTAGATGTTTCATCATAATATTCATTCAACCACCAGTGACACTTTTGATGCCTCTGGCGTGCTACCTCTTAAAGAAGAAtacaattcacaaaatttttcattaaaatgacAGGTAATGAAGACATTCACATGCTAATTGAACCGGTGAATTCATCATCTGCGGAAGTGGGAAGCACGCTAGTTGATTTATATCTCTCTTCTAGCTCTAAAGATTCCAATAATAGTATACAAAGGAGAGAAAACAAAGGTTGCAAACACAGACTACATGATCTTCCTCTGTACTTGAAGAGAATACAATACCTCAATTAGATATgcaacaagaaaacaaaacctCAATACTTGAAGAGAATAGATTCAGCTCATTTAATCAAgctataataacaataattgcTTAGTTATGAATTACAATAAGCAGTCAGTAGTCCCAGTTATCAATTATCAAAAAATGTCCAATCTTTCTTTATATTGATCACCATCTAACtcctgtttgtttgtttgttttaagaGACTCCTCAATTCCATTCTAAGTAACAGTTTTTAACACTAAAAACTCGTAAATGATATGAAATCAGGTGAACCACACCAGAAGTTTGCACTTTGCAGCTTACTACCAGTTACATACCCGATAATGTAATAATGATCACTGCCTTCAATTATCTTTATAAAGAGGATCACTTGACCTCCAAACCAATCTAAATTGTACACAAGTTTAAAATTCTCATGACATCTCGAGCCCAAAGTAGCTTCAAACTGTTATTCTAACGGATTAGAGTAAGTCCTACTCCTACGCTAATGAAATAGAAACCCAGGCTCCCATGTACGGCTTCCCTGTAGAAAGCTATGTGCCATAACTTCCGTTAGGCTTGGAACTACTACAGCATCGATTAACAAAAATTCTATGTTCACTAGGCTCTATAATTGCTAAACAAAACAAGATCGCAGCAACAACACACTAAATCCTGGACCCACAAACACATTTTAAGAGATGAAATGCAGTAAAAAAGGCTAACCAAATGATACAAAGCAGAGCACAATTGAAGAGATTAATATGTACTACCAAATCCCAGTAAGTGAGACGAAGGTACTTAATCATAAAACATCCTAATAATCCTTGCCTTATCTCAATGTTCCATCCCGACTGATTACAGTGGCATTatcataatcaaaattaaaaccaGACAACTCAGTAACAAACAGTATCATACCGGACTCAACGCGAGGCATTGAGAGCCATGAGTATCTGCTGACCCCCGGGAAGGTATGCAACATTCGGCGACTTGGCCAGTGTGCTGGCGTTCTCCCTCATAGCCTCAATTTTCCTGAGCTCGATGAGACCCATCCCAGCCAGCGAAGTCGCATCTGATATCATCTTGGCCGATTCGCTCTCTCCCTCGGCCCGAATAATTGCGGCCCGCCTCTCCTGCTCCGCCTTCGCCACCACGAACTTGGACCGCTCGGCCTCCTGCTGCGCCACTTGCTTCTGCTCCACGGCGCGCGAGAACTCTGCCCCGTATGACAGGTGAGTGATTGCCACGTCGTCGAGCACGATGTTGAAGTTTCTTGCCCGCTCTAGCAGGCCGTTGCGGACCAGGGCCGAGACCTGAGGTCGCTCGGTGAGGAGCTGGTCGGCGTTGAACTGCGCCACCACGGCCTTGAGGACCTCGTTGCCGATTGACGGGAGGACCTTCTCGTCGTATTCGAGCCCTAGGGTTTGGACGATCTCGGGCAGTTTCGTGACCTCGGGGCGAGAGAGGACTCGAAGGGTCAGGTTAACCATCTGGAGGTCCTTAGTGCCGGAGACGGAAGAGAAGGTGTGGGGCTTGGTTCGGATGTCAAAGATGAAGGGCTTCTGGAGCCATGGGACCAAGAAATGGGTCCCCTCGCCCACCGTCTCGTCCAGTATTCCGCGGAGCCGGTCGAAGATGACGGCGCGCTGCCCTCCGTCAACCGTGTAAAGCGAGGAGTTCAGTACAGTAGCGGATAAGCCAAGCCCCAAGGCGGCGCGTGCGATGTTGGTGAGGAAAGACACGGCGGCTTGGCTACCCATTGATGGTGACGAGCCTGTGCAGAGTGAGGATGAATCGAGAGAGTTTAGGGTTTTAGCGGGGGTTTGCTTGCAACTGTTTCCATCGAACTCTTGTTTAATTCGAGGAGATGCATTTGGGGCCCGGATCTGGCTCAAATGAACGTAATGGCTGCGTAATCGGGCCTTTTATAATAGTTTCAGGCCCAAACATCGAACTCTTGTTTACTCGGAGGAGATGCATTTGGGCCCTAATCCGGCTCAGATGAACGTAGTGGCTACGTAATCGCGCCTTTTATAATCGTCTCAGGCCCAAACCACTCAGATCTCCTTCGACAAATGCAAGACCGCCACTTTGTGTTAGTACGGTGGCTGGTGCCAAAATGGCTCCAGATCCAGTCTGATTCAAGAACCCTGGGTTGCTGTGGACAAACGCCCAGCACCGAGTGAATTAAGGAGGAAGAAGACTGAAACTTTCCCTTATGAAGATCTCAAACGCTTTGTTAAACTAGACAACCGAGCAAGAATCAAGGAAAACAACTCGGTTGCATCCAAGAACTGTTAAAGAAAATCTGTTAAAGAGTCATTATTTACTTCGTGAGGCGTGAGTAATTTCTATCTTCTGCGGTTCCTTTTTAGTAGTGATTGCTAAAATGATCAAATGGGACGGATAGAGCAAAATTGATTTAGCAACAATGATTTTGGTTTTAGATTTACCGAGTTTAATTATGCAAAAACATTTGTTTTAGATTTATCAAGTTGAATGATGCAGAAAACATCTGATATGCTGTCTCTTGCACTGGGGCAGAAGCCTCCCATGGTATCATATTTTGCCTAGGGTTTCTGGGTTGTACACCGCTTGATCAAGTGTTTGACAGAATGATAATAATCGTCTGGATATGCAATATAGGTGGAGGTGCCATGAATTATGGGTGAATCTTGGACCTCCGACATTATATTTCAGTTCGACACCATTATGGATGCTTTAATGCGCTGATTGTGGTGCTGGACCCATCTGATTTGCAAGGCAAGAATGTAATATACCGTCAATCAATCCGTGTTGTGGGCGTTTCTTTGGACGATTAACATAGATTTTCTATAGGGTCGATTGGATGTTGGGTCCCTCGACATCCTATCTGATTCCAAGGTAAGGATGCAACAGCGTAAGGTGCTTTCCATGGAGTTTGCTCCACGGCAGTGTTTCTCCTTATTGGATTAAACAAGTAAGATATAAGGTTTATAAAGTTGGGACCCGAATTTTGGTACCGCCATCAAACTTCTTAGGTGGAATCCACACCCTCTTGTTTTCCCTCGTCCTCAACTTTACAATGGCGGGGGAATCAGTGTTTATCCTCACTGAAATGTGCATATGTTTTCCCTTTCCCTGGCATCAATGACAGGTGGTCCACACCCCTCATGAAAGGGTTCTTGATTTCCTATCAAGTGACCTTGACAAGcctgcctttttcttttttacatgcACCAGAACAGATGGACAGAATATCTACCACGATGCATAGTGATCATTATCATTGTAATATAAACCTGTGGTCCGGGTTAATCAGGACTTTGTTCTGGACATCGgtgccaataataataatatatataaaaataaatcggTGGTCCGATTTCTTGGTGTTCCATAGACCAGCATGATCTATCATACTGAAGCACGATTTACCATAGGACCCTTTAGCTCACTATAATGGTGTTAGTAGTGACCTGTGTCCAACAATGGAGATTGGTCATGCTTTTCTTTGCATGCACCATGAGAAGACGAGGCTTCATGAATCCCGTTGAAGTGGGAAAGACTCACTGAGTCACACTAGTggaagaagcagaagaaaagTAGGGAACAAGCTTCTGCATTATTGTTCTTAAAGCAGGTTTACCTACCACTTTATTATACCTTTGATGCAGTACTGCAAAAGAGTAAAGCTGCCTGCCTCTCACATGCCCCTCTTTTGTTTTTAGAGCTGCGCAGTTTTCGGCTTTTACAGACTCCACATTAACATCAAAACCTTTGTGTAGACAAGTTTCTAATACAAGTATTTATGTGTTCAATGCATTGAAAAATTTGTAGGCCAGTATATTGGAGGGTCGCACAAGCCACCAAGCATCACAGCTACAGCCGGGGACTCCAAACGATCGTTGAATCCTAGACTTTGGCTGATTAGAAAAAGCACTAGGGTATAGCATAGATCtgagaataataattaaatgaagagAAACGAATGGCTTAGTACTTGAACAGGACAAGCACAAGCATGTGGAACTGGGAATTAAACCTTCACTTTTTACCACGCATGTCTATCATTACCCTAACCAATAAGTGAAAAtaacccatctctctctctctctctctctccaaaaatAATCTTTGTTTAGTTACTATCATTACTTTTCTGGTGTAAGTTTCTCTCTTACAGAGACCAGATAAGATCATCATTATCTGTATTACAAGGGATCTCACCTTGTAATAATATATGGTTTCTGTTTTTCAATTGTAATTGAAgtattttctttccataaaaagtccaaaaatatgtttcaaAAGATTTTTAATTCTGCCTTGCTATCTCTTCTGAAAGAATCCGATTTTGACCTTGTAACTGtgtttttctccaaattttccTTATAGGGCCGGTTTATTTTTCTGTGCTTGCTTTGTGCTAGTAATGATTATTGTTTCCTTTGTCAAATCATCTAGTTGATAATATTAATTCCCACTACATATCTTGGCATCAACCTTGCTTAGAACTCTTTATTTTCGCATACTGCGCTTCTGTTATCCTTCATTTCCTTTGCCAGAGTCCTAATTGGTTTTGTTGCAGGTAGTTCGACTGCTTTCACTAATACTAAAAGGGTCCTCTTCTGTTATTTCTTTGTATAAGCTTTAATGGAGTTCTTTATTTCTCCACGTGGCTCTCTCGGATTTCTTGAGTTTTAACTCATTCATTTTCGTTGTTATTCTTCTACATTTTCCCGGTCCAGTTACTTTGCATAGAACTCAGGAGGATCTTTCTCATATTGCTCTCTGAGTAATTTCATCTTTTCCTTCTACCTAGTTATGCTCTGCTCAATTGACTCTGTTGGCAACCTCTAAACTTGCATTGCGCTTAGTGAATACCGTACTGTCCTGTTGAATTGATTTGCACTGTTTCTCAAAAGGGTTTTGATTAAACTCACATATAAGTTGTTGACCTTTATTACACATTCCACCACTCTCTATTTTCTCAATGCCTCCAACATACTTTCCTCTTCGGTGGGAGAGCACCGGTGACCAATGGTGGTATGCTTCTCCCATTGATTGGGCAGCTGCTAATGGCCACTATGACTTGGTCAGGGAGCTTCTTCGCATTGATAGCAATCACCTTATCAAACTTGCCTCTTTACGACGTATTCGGAGGATTGAAACTGTCTGGGATGATGAACAACAGTTTGATGATGTTGCCAAGTGTCGTTCTCAGGTTGCAAGAAAGCTTTTTGTCGAGTGTGAATCCAAGAGAGGGAAAAATTCACTCATCCGAGCTGGCTATGGTGGATGGTTGATGTACACTGCTGCCTCAGCAGGAGATTTGGGTTTTGTTCAAGAACTTCTTGAAAGGAATCCTCTACTTGTTTTTGGTGAAGGAGAATATGGTGTTACTGATATATTATATGCAGCAGCCAGGAGTAAGTTTTCTGAGGTTTTCAGGCTTCTTTTCGATTTTGCAGTCTCCCCAAGGTTCTTGACAGGAAGAGGTGGAGAACTGATGGAGCACATTGGGGAGATCCCTTCTGATTACAAGTGGGAGATGATGAACAGAGCTGTTCATGCTGCTGCTAGAGGAGGAAATCTGAAGATTTTGAGGGATCTTCTTGCTGATTGCTCTGGTATTTTGGCTTACAGAGATATTCAGGGCTCAACTATCCTACATGCAGCAGCTGGCAAAGGGCAGGTTGAGGTGAGTCTCTTACTACTATGTGCTTATACAGAGTTTTACAGTGATTTTGCGCTGATGCACCATTTTTTATCATTCACTAAATTATTCTCTCTTTGCTATTGTATCGAAGCTTAATCCCCTTTCCCCCTCTAAACAATTATTAGAATGGTTTACAGAATATGAAATGCTTGAAAGAGTCAGAAACTTTTGAACCTTTGCTAGGACCACTTGAAATGCTTCAATCTCTCAATTATTAGGACTATACAAGTATGCTTACTGAAATCCAAACCAGCTTTTCCCTTTCCCAGACTTCTGCTCATTCAAATATGGTAAACTAAACCCTGTAGGCCACCAACAATTTTGCATATTGAACTGCTAATGTGGTTCAGCCCTTCTCTCGTGAATGCTAAAAATGATTGGTTCTGGCCTTTTACTGGCTTAAATGCGTGCCCCTTTTGATAAGAAAGGCTACTCCAATCAGTTTACTTGCACAAAAAGACACTCAGATGGCAGATGCACATTTATAGTTAGCTCGCAATATATCATTGCGGTAAAATAAAGTCCTGTAAAATTACGGGGGTTTTCCCCTTATGTGGTGCACCAGtaggaaaatgtttttttccctctctctctctctctctctacaaatCTTGACCATTGCAACCCTTTTTTATCATTGTACTTGATTTATGATAATCTTGCTCTTGTTTTCATGCAGGTAGTTAAGTATCTGATATCAACCTTTGATATTTTCAACTCCACTGACAATCAGGGCAATACAGCATTGCATGTGGCTGCTTACAAGGGCCAATTAGCCTCAGTTGAAGCTCTAATTTCAGCATCTCCTTCATCCATCTCTCTGAAAAACAGCTCTGGAGAAACTTTTCTCCACAAGGCTGTGTCTGGTTTCCAGACACCTGCTTTTCGAAGACTGGACCGACAAATTGAGCTTATGAAGAATTTGGTATGTGGGAAGCTTTTCACCATAGAGGATGTCATCAATGTCCAAAATAATGACGGAAGGACTGCTCTTCACATGGCCATCATTGGGAACGTTCACTCAGACCTTGTGAAACTTCTGATGACTGCTAGATCAATCAATGTGAATGTCTGTGATGCAGATGGGCTGACCCCACTTGATTACCTCAGGCAACGGCCACGTTCTGCTTCATCAGATATACTCATTAGACAGCTAATTTCAGCTGGGGCAACATTTTGTAGTCAGGATTATACTGCAAGAAGAGCCATTGCTTCCCGCATAAAGATGCAAGGTATTGGTGGCAGTCCTGGAACTTCGTTCCGAATCTCTGATACAGAAATATTCTTGTATACAGGCATCGAGAATGCATTAGATGAAACTGCTGATGAGGATAATGCAGTAATGAGTATATCACCAATGGAACCAAGTCCAGATGACTCGATCAATCAGAAAAATAGGTCACCAATTAACAAGAGACCAAGTTCTGCGAATACCGCAGCACAACGATTGAAATCTGTGTTTCTGTGGCCCCGGGTGAAAGAGAAGAAACCCGACAGATTCAAGAAACCGGATGATGAGAGTTCAGTGGAACAACAGAAGAAATGCAACAGTTTAGATGGTAGTCTAACTCCACTCCGTCTGAGATTCTCGAGGCCTTCATCACCTCCTAACAACAAACGGACACTTTCTGTGAGGAGTAATCATTCGAGTCCAACTGCCAAGAAAAGAATTGCTTCAGGGCCACTGCAAGGTGTCATGCAGGCCATGCCACATATTTCTGTGCCACGCCGGTCTCGTTCCAgttcattttcaaaatcatcactttcttcaCCTATTTCATTAGATAAACAGAAAGGTGTTTTTATTGAAGATGTGGCTGGACCATCATGCTCAAATGAACTATATAATGATGGAGCACCAGGTTTGATTAAACCAGATCCCATTAATAAGAGATCTAGGAGCCAGTATTTCTGTTTCTATACATCGGGCCAATCTGTGAAAGCCCCAGTAAGCAGGCAGCAGCAAGGACAGAGTTACAAGTGCCCCGTTGTTTCAGTGGCTTGATTAATGATAGAGGCCTCAAAGGCAGAAAGGAATCAACTGCCTGAAACCACGCCGACAGAAAATGCACTAACCAAGAACTAAGACTCAGATCAGTCCTCTGGCCGGTTCCTGAAGTTTAGACCTTTATAGCATGTTTCCtaaatttgtttctttgttaACGTTTGCTAGTTGAATATTTGTAAGTTATGTACTTGTTCTTCAATACCGGCTGCTTCATTATGTTCCAATCCGTATTGAGAGCTCTGATTATGCAGGATAAGAAATATAGAATACTTCTGTATTAGCATAGGTGTTTTATCTGTTATACTTCATAACTTCTAGTCCAGCAAATTAGAAATGGGAAAGGGAGACAAGGAAGGAGGAGAATGTATTACACTTTTATAGGATGTAATGACTTCTGATGCTGTAGATACATAAATGCTCAATGTGCCCCGGCTTTGAACAGAGCATTCAAAGCGCATTATAATTTtaacgtgtgtgtgtgtgaaggaAAAAGTACATGCAGAGCTATAGTTATAAAGCTAGGGTGGATCTTTTCCACTGGAAAGTCGGTCAGCATGGGGGGACTTCTTGAGAGGTATGCTTGTAAACTGAGACAAATTGGCTCATTGCACACTCAACAATTGAGTGTGCACATCGATTGTAATGGCTtttgtgtgtgtgcgtgtgtgtgtgttgtagTGCTTTATTGATCAAACGAGTAAGGTGACAAATTACAATAGGTTGAATTTGCCCATCTTGAATCAGATGACTTTTCTGGATGACCAGAGTTATCACCAAGGAATATCCCTTTACTAGGCAAAATTTTCAGTAGCTTCGTGTACTGTACTGCTATGTGGGATGCAATTTCTTCTCCATGGTTTGGAAAGGCAAAGTGACATGTTCTTACAAAGATTAGTGCATCAGAGCCTGTTCTTCCTATGCCAGCATAATGGTTTGTGATATCTTATTCCTTGAATTCCACACAtaacttttatttaagaatttgaaCTACTCCCATGCATGAATGATATGATCTATGATTaatttgttataatcaaaagaacACACCtcaacaaacaagaaaaaagagatggGTAAACTACGTTTCCTTTTTCCCTAGGATTGGTTCTGTCTCC containing:
- the LOC109010114 gene encoding ankyrin repeat and protein kinase domain-containing protein 1-like, which codes for MPPTYFPLRWESTGDQWWYASPIDWAAANGHYDLVRELLRIDSNHLIKLASLRRIRRIETVWDDEQQFDDVAKCRSQVARKLFVECESKRGKNSLIRAGYGGWLMYTAASAGDLGFVQELLERNPLLVFGEGEYGVTDILYAAARSKFSEVFRLLFDFAVSPRFLTGRGGELMEHIGEIPSDYKWEMMNRAVHAAARGGNLKILRDLLADCSGILAYRDIQGSTILHAAAGKGQVEVVKYLISTFDIFNSTDNQGNTALHVAAYKGQLASVEALISASPSSISLKNSSGETFLHKAVSGFQTPAFRRLDRQIELMKNLVCGKLFTIEDVINVQNNDGRTALHMAIIGNVHSDLVKLLMTARSINVNVCDADGLTPLDYLRQRPRSASSDILIRQLISAGATFCSQDYTARRAIASRIKMQGIGGSPGTSFRISDTEIFLYTGIENALDETADEDNAVMSISPMEPSPDDSINQKNRSPINKRPSSANTAAQRLKSVFLWPRVKEKKPDRFKKPDDESSVEQQKKCNSLDGSLTPLRLRFSRPSSPPNNKRTLSVRSNHSSPTAKKRIASGPLQGVMQAMPHISVPRRSRSSSFSKSSLSSPISLDKQKGVFIEDVAGPSCSNELYNDGAPGLIKPDPINKRSRSQYFCFYTSGQSVKAPVSRQQQGQSYKCPVVSVA
- the LOC109010119 gene encoding prohibitin-3, mitochondrial-like — its product is MGSQAAVSFLTNIARAALGLGLSATVLNSSLYTVDGGQRAVIFDRLRGILDETVGEGTHFLVPWLQKPFIFDIRTKPHTFSSVSGTKDLQMVNLTLRVLSRPEVTKLPEIVQTLGLEYDEKVLPSIGNEVLKAVVAQFNADQLLTERPQVSALVRNGLLERARNFNIVLDDVAITHLSYGAEFSRAVEQKQVAQQEAERSKFVVAKAEQERRAAIIRAEGESESAKMISDATSLAGMGLIELRKIEAMRENASTLAKSPNVAYLPGGQQILMALNASR